The genomic window GGGGTCGGCAAGGGGCAGATTGTCCGCGAGATCGACGCCCTGGGGGGCGCCATGGGGCGAGCGATCGACGCGACCGGCATCCAATTTCGGATGCTCAACCGGCGCAAGGGGCCTGCGATGCACGGCCCTCGGGCTCAGGCCGACAAGAAGCGGTATCAAGCCGAGGTGAAGCGGATCGTCGAGGAGCAGCCCGGGCTGACCTTGAAGCAGGAGATCGTCGAGGACCTGCTCGTCGAATCGACGGCGGCTTCGACTGCGCGAGAGGGCGCGGACGTCGATCCGGGAGCGTGCGTGCGCCGGATCGTCGGGGTGCGCGTGCGCGGCGATGCGAGCTATCGCGCCCGGGCCGTCGTCCTGACCACCGGCACGTTCCTGCAGGCGCTGATGCACACGGGCGAAGCGCAGACCCCCGGCGGCCGCGCCGGCGAGGGGACCACCGGCGGCATCAGCGCCGCGCTAGCCCGCGAAGGAATACGGCTCGCACGGTTCAAGACCGGCACTCCGCCGCGGCTCAACGGCCGCACGATTGACTACGATCGCACCGAGCTGCAGCCGGGGGACGACGTCCCGCAGCCGTTTTCGTTTCTCACCGATCGGCTCGAGGTCGAGCAGCTTCCCTGCCACGTCACGTACACGAACGAAGCGGTCCACGAACTGATCCGCGCAAACCTGTCGCGGGCGCCGATGTACAGCGGGCAGGTCAAGTCGAGCGGTCCGCGCTACTGCCCGTCGATCGAAGACAAAATCGTTCGCTTTGCCGACAAGACGCAGCATCAGTTGTTCCTGGAGCCCGAGGGGCGCGACACCCGCGAGGCGTACGTCAACGGCGTCTCGACGAGCCTGCCGCGCGACGTGCAGGATGCGATGATGCGATTGATCCCGGGGCTCGAGCGGGCCGAGATCATGCGGTACGGCTACGCGGTCGAGTACGACTACGCCCCGCCGGATCAGTTGCGGACCAATCTGGAATCGAAGCGCATCGAGGGCTTGTTCTTCGCCGGGCAGATCAACGGCACGACCGGCTACGAGGAGGCGGGAGCCCAGGGTCTGCTCGCCGGGGCCAACGCGGCGCTGGCCGTCGCGGGACGCGATCCCCTGGTGCTGTCGCGCGAGCAGGCGTACATCGGCGTGCTGATCGACGACCTCGTGACCGCAGGGGTCGACGAGCCGTACCGCATGTTCACCAGCCGGGCCGAATATCGACTGCTGCTGCGGCAGGACAACGCCGATCGGCGGCTGACCCCGTTGGCGGCGGAGTTGGGGCTGGCCGAGCCGGAGCGGATCGTCCGGTGGCGCGAGAAGACGCAGCAGATTGACCAGCTTGCCGCGCTGCTGCAGACCACGCGGCGCGACGGGGCGACGCTCGACAAGATCCTGCGTCGTCCGGAGTCGACGTGGGAGGACGTGGCGCCCTATGTCCCCCGTGCTGCCGAGTTTTCCCCCGCCGCAATTGATCAGGCGGTGTGGGACGCCAAGTACGCCGGCTACATCGTTCGGCAGGAGGTCGACGTCGAGCGGCAGCGTCGCCTGGCCTTCAAGCGAATTCCCGCGAGCTTCGACTATCGGCGGCTCGCGCAGTTGCGGGCCGAGGCGCGGGAGAAGTTCGAGCGGGTCCGCCCGGTCGATCTCGCCCAAGCGAGTCGCATCAGCGGGATCACCCCCGCGGACATCGCCCTGGTGATGGTCCACCTTGACGCCAAGTCGCCGGCGGCGAGTTCGTGAGTTAGGGCGTTTTCGGCAGTTCAGGGCGGGAGGAAGACCGCAACGGGCATCGCCGACAACGGGCTTCGGCGCGGCAAAAAAATCGATGTTCGCTCCCCTGGAATTGGCGTAAGTTTAATTGGATCAACGTGTTAGGTCGAATCAAGCGATGTTGACTCGATTGCCGGCGCCGTTATAATTCCCGCAGTTGGCAAGCCAGGAAAACCTGGAAGACACGGAGGACGTTGCCGTCTGAACAGCTTTGCACCTTTGCGGTGTCGGGCGTGATTTCCGGAGTTTACGCATCCCAGGTCCCCTGGGGGCGTTTTCTCGCAGTCGGCAGGGACGACCGCTGTCTTTTTGGGTTCGGAACTTGTTGGTTCTTGACCTGGTTGCGGCAACCGCCGCTCGCCGGTCCGCCTTCGCGGCAGGGATCGTGCCGGCGTCAGTCGGCGTGAGAGCGAGTTCGCGTTCCCCCCCGGCGGATCCCACGCCAGACCGGTGCACACCCGCGCCCCAACCATCGGCTAAGGAGAGAGGTGGTTTCACCATGAAGACCGTATTCACCACCGGCGAAGCGGCGAAGATCTGCAAGGTCAGCCAGCAAACGATTATTCGCTGTTTCGATTCGGGGCAACTCAAGGGGTTTCGCGTCCCCGGCAGCCGGTTTCGCCGCATCCCCCGCGACCAGTTGTACACCTTCATGCGGGACAACGGGATCCCGACCGACGCCCTGGACAGCGGCAAGCGCAAGGTGCTGGTCGTCGACGACGACGAGGATCTCGTCGAGTTGATCTGCGACGCCCTGGAACGCGACGGGCGATTCGACGTCCGGAGCGTCAACAACGGCTTCGGCGCCGGGATGTTGATCAAGGAGTTTCGGCCTGACATGGTCGTGCTCGACGTCATGCTGCCGGACATCAACGGCAAGGAAGTCTGCACGCTGGTCCGCAGCGACAGCACCATGGACGACGTGCGGATCATCTGCATCTCGGGCATGGTCGAGGCCGACAAGGTGCAGGCCCTGCGCGACGCGGGGGCCAACGACTTCATGCAGAAGCCGTTCGACGTCGATCATCTCATCGACCGCATGTGCCAGCTCTTGGAGCTGGAAAGCGCCCCGATGAAGTAACGCCGGCTCGGGGAGTTTGACGCTTCATTCACCGCAGAGGGCACAGGGACCGCGAGTCGCCGAAGGCTCATGCGACGGCGTCTCGTCGAGCGTCGGTGCGTTCGGCTCAGGCGCGTCTCGGGGCATTTCTTCCCGTCCTCGGCGGCGGAGTCCCTTCTGTCTGCGGTTCCTTCGACGACGCGACTGCCATGAGCGACCAAGTAGCTCCCGCTGCGGCGAGCGTCGATGCCGAGCGGTTGGCCGCGCTGCGTGAGTTGGCCTACGGCGCGAGCCACGAGATCAACAATCCGCTGGCGAACATCTCGGCCCGCGCGCAGGCGCTCTTGCGCGACGAGCCGGATCCCGAGCGGCGGCGAACGCTGGAATCAATCCAGCAGCAGGCGCTGCGGGCGCATGAGATGATTTCAGATCTCATGCTGTTCGCCCGGCCGCCGGCGTTGGCGCTCGAGCCGGTCTGTCTGGCCTCGCTGGTGCGCCGGCTGGGGGGGGAACTGCTGGGGGAGTGTCGGCGTCGCGGGGTGCGGCTCGACCTCGACCTTCCCGCGGAGGGGCTGGTCGTCGACGGCGATCCCGAACAACTCGCCGAGGCGGTGCGGGCCCTGCTGGTAAACGCGCTCGAGGCGAGCAGCCCCGACGGGCGAATCACGGCGACCGTGACTCTGGAGGCCAGCGAAAGCTGCGGGACGGCTGTGGCGCGGATCGAGGTCGCCGACCAGGGGCGCGGACTCTCGCCGCGGGAACTTGTGCACGCGTTCGACCCGTTTTTCTCGGGGCGCGAGGCGGGCCGCGGATTGGGCTTTGGATTGCCCAAGTGTTGGCGTATCGTGACGGCTCACGGCGGCGACGTCGCCCTCGCCGCGGCGCCGACCGGCGGCGTGGCGGCGACGCTGAGGCTTCCTTGCGGCTGAGGGACAGATTGAGGGGGGCGACCGGCGAGACGTCGCCCCTGTCCGTCGGACGTTCGTCGTACCCCCCTTTCCCCCCCTCGCCGATCACTAACCGCCAATCGCTCTTCCTCCGCCATGGGCAAAGTCAACGAAACCATTCGCACCGTCAACAGCGCCGTACGGACGCTGCTGTTCGCGGCGCTGTTGCTCGGGGCGGGATTCGCGGGGTGGAAGGGGTATTCGCTCTACAACGAGCCGCAGGAGAAGCTGGCTGAGAAGCAGCGCGAACTCGACTCGATCCAAGCGAAGCTCGCCGGCGCCGAGTCG from Pirellulales bacterium includes these protein-coding regions:
- the mnmG gene encoding tRNA uridine-5-carboxymethylaminomethyl(34) synthesis enzyme MnmG; protein product: MNASTYEFDVIVIGAGHAGAEAALAAARLGARTVLLTANCDTVGQMSCNPAIGGVGKGQIVREIDALGGAMGRAIDATGIQFRMLNRRKGPAMHGPRAQADKKRYQAEVKRIVEEQPGLTLKQEIVEDLLVESTAASTAREGADVDPGACVRRIVGVRVRGDASYRARAVVLTTGTFLQALMHTGEAQTPGGRAGEGTTGGISAALAREGIRLARFKTGTPPRLNGRTIDYDRTELQPGDDVPQPFSFLTDRLEVEQLPCHVTYTNEAVHELIRANLSRAPMYSGQVKSSGPRYCPSIEDKIVRFADKTQHQLFLEPEGRDTREAYVNGVSTSLPRDVQDAMMRLIPGLERAEIMRYGYAVEYDYAPPDQLRTNLESKRIEGLFFAGQINGTTGYEEAGAQGLLAGANAALAVAGRDPLVLSREQAYIGVLIDDLVTAGVDEPYRMFTSRAEYRLLLRQDNADRRLTPLAAELGLAEPERIVRWREKTQQIDQLAALLQTTRRDGATLDKILRRPESTWEDVAPYVPRAAEFSPAAIDQAVWDAKYAGYIVRQEVDVERQRRLAFKRIPASFDYRRLAQLRAEAREKFERVRPVDLAQASRISGITPADIALVMVHLDAKSPAASS
- a CDS encoding response regulator, with the protein product MKTVFTTGEAAKICKVSQQTIIRCFDSGQLKGFRVPGSRFRRIPRDQLYTFMRDNGIPTDALDSGKRKVLVVDDDEDLVELICDALERDGRFDVRSVNNGFGAGMLIKEFRPDMVVLDVMLPDINGKEVCTLVRSDSTMDDVRIICISGMVEADKVQALRDAGANDFMQKPFDVDHLIDRMCQLLELESAPMK
- a CDS encoding HAMP domain-containing histidine kinase, coding for MSDQVAPAAASVDAERLAALRELAYGASHEINNPLANISARAQALLRDEPDPERRRTLESIQQQALRAHEMISDLMLFARPPALALEPVCLASLVRRLGGELLGECRRRGVRLDLDLPAEGLVVDGDPEQLAEAVRALLVNALEASSPDGRITATVTLEASESCGTAVARIEVADQGRGLSPRELVHAFDPFFSGREAGRGLGFGLPKCWRIVTAHGGDVALAAAPTGGVAATLRLPCG